From a single Arachis hypogaea cultivar Tifrunner chromosome 3, arahy.Tifrunner.gnm2.J5K5, whole genome shotgun sequence genomic region:
- the LOC112790088 gene encoding uncharacterized protein, which produces MASNLPTIAAATARSAATTTSFQEKHHRSVFELSPSVFDSCYFLPSTHSSIYEPNDNDRRNVGLETPSNNVVADGPQDTIVSAPRWTCNTCKAQFDSLQDQRSHFKSDIHRFNVKLTVAGKNIVKEEDFEVLTSEFVKDYDVSSISGSESDSDSENESQNRNEVRDKSREILKQKLFVGLQSGQSVSLWKCLIMNMSDENGSAENEVCERLKSLTLEPRDNSHLRIVLLASGGHFAGCVFDGDAVVAHKTFHRYVVRAKAGKKQSSKDASGRAAHSAGASLRRHNELALKKEVQELLTSWRPYFDASKCIFINAPSSSRQLFYNGEKSLFSNPHCAIRNIPFTVRRPTFREAKRVYSQLTQVSFETDEKETLQSNQEGLISIPTAVRNTDLLSSKGDMIELDNKDEAKASSSKKDAQPVLSDEESENELPGISTPLHQAAKSGDAHNVMELLEQGLDPCIKDERGRTPYMLANEKEVRNIFRRFMASNPDKWDWHAAKVPSALTKEMEESQAAKQAEKEAKRKARAKELKKLKKAKEKRAQAEAALLKNDSKAAEKQMTAPASSKGQSQSKSGVKLSKEEEIRRAQAEEREKRAAAAERRIAALKIQENCSTSTHAISEPKGGLAGEIYCSCCNSSLAGKVPFHRYNYNYCSTSCMHVHREFLEDG; this is translated from the exons ATGGCTTCTAATCTTCCAACTATCGCTGCCGCAACGGCAAGGTCCGCTGCCACGACGACGTCGTTTCAGGAAAAACATCACCGTTCGGTCTTCGAGCTCTCACCTAGCGTCTTCGACTCTTGCTACTTTCTACCTTCTACTCACTCTTCGATTTACGAGCCCAACGACAATGATCGTCGCAACGTAGGCCTTGAAACGCCCTCAAACAACGTCGTCGCCGATGGTCCCCAAGACACCATCGTTTCAGCGCCTAGGTGGACGTGCAACACCTGTAAGGCCCAATTCGATTCCCTCCAAGACCAGCGTTCGCATTTCAAATCTGATATTCATCGATTCAAT GTGAAGCTGACAGTTGCGGGAAAGAATATTGTTAAGGAAGAGGATTTTGAGGTGTTGACATCTGAATTTGTCAAAGACTATGATGTTTCAAGCATATCAGGATCAGAGAGTGACAGCGACAGTGAAAATGAGTCTCAAAATCGCAATGAAGTGCGTGACAAATCAAGAGAAATTCTTAAACAAAAGCTATTTGTTGGTCTTCAATCAGGTCAAAGTGTTTCTCTCTGGAAGTGCTTGATTATGAATATGAGTGATGAGAATGGAAGTGCAGAGAACGAAGTGTGTGAGAGGTTGAAATCTCTGACTCTTGAGCCCAGGGATAATAGTCATTTGCGAATCGTACTGCTTGCATCTGGTGGACACTTTGCTGGTTGTGTCTTTGATGGTGATGCAGTTGTGGCTCACAAGACCTTTCACAG ATATGTTGTGAGGGCCAAGGCTGGAAAGAAACAATCATCAAAAGATGCTTCTGGAAGGGCTGCACATTCTGCTGGTGCTTCACTTCGTCGTCATAATGAACTTGCATTAAAAAAG GAAGTTCAAGAACTGCTTACTTCTTGGCGACCTTATTTTGATGCTTCCAAATGCATTTTTATAAATGCACCTTCAAGTAGTCGTCAATTGTTCTATAATGGAGAAAAATCACTCTTTTCCAATCCGCATTGTGCTATCAGAAATATTCCTTTCACTGTTCGGAGGCCTACTTTTAGGGAAGCAAAACGTGTATATAGCCAGTTGACTCAAGTATCCTTTGAAACGGATGAGAAGGAAACATTACAAAGCAACCAAGAGGGCTTAATATCAATTCCAACTGCTGTAAGAAATACAGACCTACTCTCCAGCAAAGGGGACATGATTGAGTTGGATAACAAAGATGAGGCTAAAGCTAGTTCAAGCAAAAAGGATGCACAACCTGTTTTGAGTGATGAAGAGAGTGAGAATGAGCTACCTGGCATATCAACTCCATTACATCAAGCAGCAAAATCTGGAGATGCTCACAATGTCATGGAACTCCTGGAACAGGGCTTGGATCCTTGCATTAAAGATGAAAGGGGGCGGACTCCATATATGTTGGCTAATGAGAAGGAAGTCAGAAATATTTTTAGAAGGTTCATGGCATCAAACCCTGACAAATGGGATTGGCATGCTGCAAAAGTTCCTAGTGCATTGACCAAAGAAATGGAAGAATCACAAGCTGCTAAACAG GCAGAAAAAGAAGCCAAGAGAAAAGCCAGAGCAAAAGAGTTAAAGAAACTAAAGAAAGCCAAAGAAAAGAGGGCACAG GCAGAAGCTGCGTTGCTTAAGAATGACTCGAAGGCTGCAGAGAAGCAAATGACTGCCCCAGCTTCTTCTAAGGGACAATCACAATCCAAAAGTGGTGTGAAATTATCTAAAGAG GAGGAAATAAGAAGAGCGCAGgctgaagaaagagaaaagagagcagCTGCCGCAGAGAGAAGAATAGCtgccctcaaaattcaagagAACTGTTCAACCTCCACACATGCCATTTCAGAACCTAAAGGAGGATTAGCTGGTGAAATTTACTGTTCCTGTTGTAATTCATCACTTGCTGGTAAAGTTCCCTTCCACCGCTATAATTATAATTACTGCAGCACATCATGCATGCACGTACACAGGGAGTTCCTAGAAGATGGATGA